The following are from one region of the Planctomonas sp. JC2975 genome:
- a CDS encoding PHP domain-containing protein, which yields MAADLRDFRVPIDLHTHSSVSDGTESSAELVRAAAGAGLGTVALTDHDSTAGWADAAEAASEVGITLIPGMELSTRYGWKSVHMLAYLFDPTDEPLTAELERIREGRRTRAESMVARLGADYDLTWDDVVAHTAPGATVGRPHIADALVARGVVPDRSAAFATLLHPRGGYYEPMYAPTPLDGVRLIRGAGGVPVLAHPATRGRDGIIQDVYLHRLIDSGLAGLELDHRENTEDGKVALRELAERNGLILTGSSDYHGAGKPNRLGENTTSPDALRRILDASEYLARTA from the coding sequence ATGGCCGCCGATCTCCGCGACTTCCGCGTTCCGATCGATCTGCACACGCACTCGAGCGTGTCCGACGGCACGGAGTCGTCCGCCGAGCTCGTGCGGGCCGCGGCCGGTGCCGGTCTCGGTACCGTTGCGCTCACCGATCACGATTCGACGGCGGGATGGGCGGATGCCGCGGAGGCTGCATCCGAGGTGGGCATCACCCTGATCCCCGGCATGGAGCTCTCCACGCGGTACGGCTGGAAGAGCGTGCACATGCTCGCCTACCTGTTCGACCCGACGGACGAGCCGCTCACGGCCGAGCTGGAGCGGATCCGCGAGGGACGACGCACCAGGGCGGAGTCGATGGTCGCCCGCCTCGGAGCGGACTACGACCTCACCTGGGACGACGTCGTCGCGCACACCGCGCCGGGCGCCACCGTCGGACGGCCGCACATCGCGGACGCACTCGTCGCCCGCGGCGTCGTGCCTGACCGGTCGGCGGCGTTCGCGACGCTGCTGCATCCGCGCGGGGGCTACTACGAGCCGATGTACGCACCGACGCCGCTCGACGGCGTTCGGCTCATCCGTGGGGCAGGCGGGGTGCCCGTGCTCGCGCATCCGGCGACGCGCGGGCGCGACGGCATCATCCAGGATGTCTACCTGCACCGCCTGATCGACTCCGGTCTCGCGGGCCTCGAGCTCGACCACCGTGAGAACACCGAGGACGGCAAGGTCGCGCTCCGCGAACTCGCGGAGCGGAACGGGCTGATCCTCACCGGATCCAGCGACTACCACGGCGCGGGCAAGCCGAACCGACTGGGCGAGAACACGACGTCGCCTGATGCGCTGCGGCGCATCCTCGACGCGTCGGAATACCTGGCGCGGACGGCGTAG
- a CDS encoding DEAD/DEAH box helicase — protein sequence MTFSELNIDADMVEALASKGITQPFPIQQQTIPLALSGQDIIGQAKTGTGKTFGFGLPLIQRLGADPAPGVQALVVAPTRELAIQVAEDLELATSGRPTTIVSIYGGKAYDGQIEQLKAGAQIVVGTPGRLLDLAGQHILDLSHVREMVLDEADRMLDLGFLPDVERLFSLTPATRHTMLFSATMPGPIVALARRFMTRPIHIRASDPDEGLTQANIKHLIYRAHALDKDEVIARILQSEGRGKTVIFTRTKRAAAKLVEELNDRGFNAAAVHGDLSQEQRERAMASFRAGKRDVLIATDVAARGIDVIDVTHVINHTIPEDDKAYLHRVGRTGRAGREGTAITFVDWDDLHKWALINRALEFGQPEPVETYSSSPHLYSDLEIPEGAKGRLKPTPAPKAERAAASEGGKAATATGEASGSSSSSSRSRRRTRNGSGAGSASTQQAGEADVTPSAEKVATGTHDGQGHQHHDGNSAPRRRRRRRRPAGGGAPAAQ from the coding sequence GTGACGTTTTCCGAACTCAACATCGATGCCGACATGGTGGAGGCGCTCGCCTCCAAGGGCATCACGCAACCGTTCCCCATCCAGCAGCAGACCATCCCGCTCGCACTGAGCGGCCAGGACATCATCGGCCAGGCCAAGACCGGAACGGGCAAGACGTTCGGCTTCGGGCTTCCGCTCATCCAGCGGCTGGGTGCCGACCCCGCGCCCGGCGTGCAGGCTCTCGTGGTCGCCCCGACGCGCGAGCTCGCCATCCAGGTGGCCGAGGACCTCGAACTGGCGACATCCGGCCGCCCGACCACGATCGTCTCGATCTACGGCGGCAAGGCCTACGACGGCCAGATCGAGCAGCTCAAGGCCGGAGCCCAGATCGTCGTCGGCACGCCGGGCCGCCTCCTCGACCTGGCCGGCCAGCACATCCTCGACCTGTCGCACGTGCGCGAGATGGTCCTCGACGAGGCCGACAGGATGCTCGACCTCGGCTTTCTGCCCGACGTGGAGCGCCTCTTCTCGCTGACCCCGGCCACCCGCCACACGATGCTCTTCTCGGCGACGATGCCCGGCCCGATCGTGGCCCTCGCCCGTCGCTTCATGACGCGCCCCATCCACATCCGCGCGTCGGATCCCGATGAGGGCCTCACCCAGGCCAACATCAAGCACCTCATCTACCGGGCGCACGCGCTCGACAAGGACGAGGTGATCGCGCGCATCCTCCAGTCGGAGGGTCGCGGCAAGACCGTCATCTTCACGCGCACCAAGCGTGCTGCCGCCAAGCTGGTCGAGGAGCTCAACGACCGCGGATTCAACGCCGCGGCCGTGCACGGCGACCTCAGCCAGGAGCAGCGCGAGCGCGCCATGGCGTCGTTCCGTGCCGGCAAGCGCGACGTGCTGATCGCGACGGATGTCGCTGCCCGCGGCATCGATGTCATCGACGTCACGCACGTGATCAACCACACCATCCCCGAGGATGACAAGGCCTACCTGCACCGGGTCGGCCGCACCGGACGCGCCGGCCGCGAAGGCACCGCCATCACGTTCGTCGACTGGGACGACCTGCACAAGTGGGCGCTGATCAACCGCGCACTCGAGTTCGGCCAGCCTGAGCCGGTCGAGACCTACTCGTCGTCGCCGCACCTCTACTCCGACCTCGAGATTCCCGAGGGCGCCAAGGGCCGTCTCAAGCCGACGCCGGCACCGAAGGCCGAGCGCGCCGCGGCGAGCGAAGGCGGCAAGGCCGCCACTGCCACTGGCGAGGCATCCGGTTCGTCGTCCAGCAGTTCGCGCAGTCGTCGTCGCACCAGGAACGGCTCCGGCGCAGGCTCTGCCTCAACGCAGCAGGCCGGCGAAGCGGATGTCACGCCCTCCGCCGAGAAGGTCGCCACCGGCACCCACGACGGTCAGGGACACCAACACCACGACGGAAACAGCGCACCGCGCCGTCGTCGGCGTCGCCGTCGCCCGGCAGGTGGCGGAGCGCCCGCCGCGCAGTAG
- a CDS encoding tyrosine-protein phosphatase, giving the protein MSDTQPGSLLPAEGIPNLRDIGGYTTTDGRTVRRGLVYRSTALDHATDADVQLLADRGIRTVIDLRTAAERDARPDRLPDGVDVLDLDVFADAPGATPARIAKLSSEPEKATKLLARADVDAVFAQSYRGLVSLPSALAAYRDLFQALARTDTLPALYHCTTGKDRTGWATAALLLLLGVREKTVVDDYVLSNDYLMVSLKPVLEAFAAHGGDPEKLKPVLGVKAQYLLTAFEELREKYGTIERYFADGLGVDADAQQRLKDVFLD; this is encoded by the coding sequence GTGAGCGACACGCAGCCCGGCTCGCTGCTGCCTGCCGAGGGCATTCCCAACCTGCGCGACATCGGCGGCTACACGACGACCGACGGACGCACAGTGCGCCGTGGGCTCGTCTACCGCTCGACTGCCCTCGACCATGCGACGGATGCCGACGTGCAGCTCCTCGCAGACCGCGGCATCCGCACGGTCATCGACCTGCGGACGGCGGCCGAGCGGGATGCCCGGCCGGATCGTCTGCCGGACGGTGTCGACGTTCTCGACCTCGACGTCTTCGCGGATGCGCCAGGAGCCACCCCGGCCCGCATCGCCAAGCTGTCGTCGGAGCCGGAGAAGGCCACGAAACTGCTGGCACGCGCCGACGTGGATGCCGTGTTCGCCCAGTCGTACCGCGGACTGGTCTCGCTGCCGAGCGCTCTGGCGGCGTATCGCGACCTCTTCCAGGCACTGGCCAGGACCGACACGCTTCCCGCCCTGTACCACTGCACGACGGGCAAGGACCGCACGGGATGGGCGACCGCGGCCCTGCTTCTCCTGCTCGGCGTTCGGGAGAAGACCGTCGTCGATGACTACGTGCTCAGCAACGACTATCTGATGGTCAGCCTGAAGCCCGTGCTCGAGGCGTTCGCCGCCCACGGCGGCGACCCGGAGAAGCTCAAGCCGGTGTTGGGCGTGAAGGCGCAGTACCTGCTCACCGCGTTCGAGGAACTGCGCGAGAAGTACGGCACGATCGAGCGCTATTTCGCTGACGGGCTCGGCGTGGACGCCGACGCCCAGCAGCGGCTGAAGGACGTCTTCCTCGACTGA
- a CDS encoding ferritin-like fold-containing protein, which produces MASWFSRRAAPVDAPKLKPRREQATGMRVDLHEIAPDLLPYLGQVAYLQLQAFETLSRVVQEVPSLANKETIALAAGAALSKHQAVLAEIRRHDAAPDEVMAPFAHAIDGFQAVTIGRDWQETLLGVYVTDGLLSDFFIRLAQGIPGDVGPRAASLLGTQTGTEQIAGILTQEIEADATLGSRLAMWGRMLVGDTLLVARSALRLSGNERSDEERIDPVFSEIIGAHTRRMDALGLTA; this is translated from the coding sequence GTGGCATCCTGGTTCTCTCGCCGTGCGGCGCCGGTCGACGCTCCGAAGCTCAAGCCGAGACGCGAGCAGGCGACGGGGATGCGTGTCGACCTGCACGAGATCGCCCCCGACCTGCTGCCCTACCTGGGCCAGGTTGCGTACCTGCAGTTGCAAGCCTTCGAGACCCTGAGCCGGGTCGTTCAAGAGGTGCCGTCGCTGGCGAACAAGGAGACGATCGCGCTCGCCGCCGGCGCGGCGCTCAGCAAGCATCAGGCGGTGCTCGCCGAGATCCGACGGCACGACGCGGCGCCCGATGAAGTAATGGCTCCCTTCGCGCACGCCATCGACGGGTTTCAGGCCGTGACGATCGGACGCGACTGGCAGGAGACCCTGCTCGGGGTCTATGTCACTGACGGGCTGCTCAGCGACTTCTTCATCCGTCTGGCGCAGGGGATCCCCGGCGACGTCGGGCCGCGCGCAGCAAGTCTGCTCGGCACTCAGACGGGCACGGAGCAGATCGCCGGCATCCTGACGCAGGAGATCGAGGCGGACGCCACCCTCGGCTCGCGACTGGCCATGTGGGGGCGGATGCTCGTCGGCGACACCCTGCTCGTCGCGCGTTCCGCGCTGCGGCTGTCGGGCAACGAGCGATCGGACGAGGAGCGGATCGACCCCGTGTTCAGTGAGATCATCGGTGCCCACACCCGCCGGATGGATGCCCTCGGCCTGACAGCCTGA
- a CDS encoding aminopeptidase P family protein, which yields MSDTAAPQTDTTASAQTSQELDASPERQPSPATDAPQPRATVNRSTTPASSAFAEYIGSGWADRDEKIPAPRPAVVSAAAHRAAISQRHPGERLIVPAGRLKQRSNDTDYPFRAHSAFTQLTGWGSDSEPGSVLVLEPTAAGHDAALYFRERAGRDSDEFYANPEIGEFWIGPRPSLAQVAGDLALSTRHIAELQEVLDAVDESTLIVREADEVLTAQLDALRLVQLDDHDADASAEDADAVLARDLSELRLTKNEWEVGELRAAIAATARGFDDIVRELPRIGDHERGERIIEGVFNARARLDGNAVGYDTIAASGPHACILHWTRNNGPVDPGDLVLIDAGVEVDSLFTADITRTLPVSGTFSEPQRLVYEAVREAADAAFAVVRPGIRFREVHTTAMEVIARRVAEWGMLPVSAEEALQADQQQHRRYMVHGTSHHLGLDVHDCAQARREFYIDGVVEAGMTFTIEPGLYFQPDDLTVPEEFRGIGVRIEDDILVTEDGAENLSIAIPRTADDVEAWLARERV from the coding sequence ATGTCCGACACCGCCGCTCCGCAGACCGACACGACCGCTTCCGCGCAAACCTCGCAGGAGCTCGACGCATCGCCGGAACGTCAGCCTTCGCCGGCGACGGACGCTCCGCAGCCGCGTGCGACGGTCAATCGGTCGACGACGCCAGCGTCGTCCGCGTTCGCCGAGTACATCGGATCCGGATGGGCGGATCGTGACGAGAAGATCCCCGCACCGCGCCCGGCCGTCGTCTCGGCGGCCGCACATCGCGCGGCGATCTCGCAGCGGCATCCCGGTGAGCGTCTGATCGTCCCTGCTGGACGCCTGAAGCAGCGCTCGAACGACACCGACTACCCGTTCCGCGCCCACTCGGCCTTCACCCAGCTGACCGGATGGGGCTCCGACTCCGAGCCGGGCAGCGTGCTCGTCCTCGAGCCGACCGCCGCTGGACACGACGCCGCGCTGTACTTCCGCGAGCGAGCAGGGCGCGACTCCGACGAGTTCTACGCGAACCCGGAGATCGGCGAGTTCTGGATCGGCCCCCGCCCCTCCCTGGCGCAGGTCGCCGGCGACCTCGCCCTGTCGACGCGGCACATCGCCGAGCTGCAGGAGGTGCTCGACGCCGTCGACGAGTCGACGCTCATCGTGCGCGAAGCGGATGAGGTGCTCACCGCCCAGCTCGACGCCCTGCGCCTGGTGCAGCTCGACGACCACGACGCCGACGCCTCGGCGGAAGACGCGGATGCCGTGCTCGCTCGCGATCTCTCCGAGCTTCGCCTGACCAAGAACGAGTGGGAGGTCGGCGAACTCCGAGCGGCCATCGCGGCGACGGCGAGGGGATTCGACGACATCGTGCGCGAGCTGCCCCGAATCGGCGACCACGAGCGCGGCGAGCGGATCATCGAGGGCGTCTTCAACGCCCGGGCGCGCCTCGACGGCAACGCGGTCGGATACGACACGATCGCCGCGTCCGGGCCGCACGCGTGCATCCTGCACTGGACGCGCAACAACGGTCCGGTCGATCCCGGCGACCTGGTGCTCATCGACGCCGGCGTCGAGGTGGACAGCCTGTTCACGGCCGACATCACGCGCACCCTGCCGGTGAGCGGTACGTTCTCGGAGCCGCAGCGCCTTGTGTACGAGGCCGTGCGGGAGGCTGCGGATGCCGCTTTCGCGGTCGTGCGGCCCGGCATCCGGTTCCGCGAGGTGCACACCACGGCCATGGAGGTCATCGCCCGTCGCGTCGCCGAGTGGGGCATGCTGCCCGTCAGTGCCGAGGAGGCGCTGCAGGCCGACCAGCAGCAGCACCGCCGCTACATGGTGCATGGCACGAGCCACCACCTGGGACTGGACGTGCACGACTGCGCGCAGGCACGCCGCGAGTTCTACATCGACGGCGTCGTCGAGGCCGGCATGACGTTCACGATCGAGCCCGGCCTCTACTTCCAGCCGGACGACCTGACGGTGCCTGAGGAGTTCCGCGGCATCGGCGTGCGGATCGAAGACGACATCCTCGTCACCGAGGACGGCGCTGAGAACCTCTCGATCGCCATCCCCCGCACTGCAGACGATGTCGAGGCCTGGCTCGCCCGCGAGCGCGTCTGA
- a CDS encoding discoidin domain-containing protein — protein sequence MRLQRRTNALGLFAAGLLSLTLAMPSGGALAAPASAPPDPTDISSYAPDGTTDVALGARVTASSSYEMAGEGWAAAKLINGVLAANGKPDGWSTNPYDKITDPSKPATVDIALTGDADVQRLVLFPRSDQTYGASFPAAYTVSLTDSSGATVFSQDLTQQQAPTMPVVVDLPQPVTATAIRLAVTQRGGLSTGDGYLVQLSEIAAYGSPVVVPPVDSVSIDKPALLLQVGSTSTLPYTATAANGTPVVQWMSSDETVATVDQSGQVTAVGAGTAQVTLAEPASGKTAAIPVTVQDHVKRAGDDFMITAFWPMTKDYVNDEQFAALADAGVNFLQVVPTSDLTDKSTQLKMAALAAKYGVQIGIADDRFGDLLSLSDDQIKAIVGEYKDIPGVGGFYVDDEPSDATAYARVYKDMKEAAPDYYAHLNFLPSGSYGSDQNEANAMQKWVDLVGNDDYLMYDRYPFGWTANSLDYQGFLGNLDAVRQVGLRNDVKTATYIQSIGVTNGFRRTNAAEIRYETNMAMAYGYKQLSYFTWFSPTNRGEDFTTAIIAPDGTKTDLYQPVQQLNSEIHALGPTLMNLDAEDVYLNGTRYGQQAVPSDFFVQAPSSDNLTFSYLRDKTTGRNFLMVVNNSFPQAIDTHLSFDSAIGSVDEISKQSGDARSVPLTAHGLDLQLAKGDSVLYGLPTGYDYDKRPTPTDTNLAANSYTSADQVDSAGGWSAAQATDGVRFGTTTSNGWTTPVSTASSQAQLTVDLGRTEKVNRTDLYPAGTLMDYGATFPRDFQIQTSTDGTSFTPVAEVTGHARATGPLSVTFNAVGARYIRVQVLSMNQTAQGFRAGLAELEVYNDDGKTPAPQKPTTIPAPPAYTAGANVALNKTVIVSSTTPSSYEQWGWAPRFLVNGSTSDGWTSNVGMHSGTNAVEWAAVALGAPFDVDDVKVYPIGSFAVDYKVQTSANGVDWTTIASVTGDDGSATSPRDFPVGSPASASYVRVISSKLKTAGSAQDGTLMQIGELQVFGAPSADRAGLEGVIAQAEALPESHYTLDSWGTFSDELASARAVDAAQYPYQYQLDAAQARLTAAIAALVPYPTWDSATVYQAGAIVLYKGNAFTALWYTQNQVPGDSPWSAWEQIGEPVATSQGPVAAWTASWVYYEGDKVAFAGHVWQAKWWSRNEQPGDSNGPWKVVGTY from the coding sequence ATGCGTCTGCAACGCCGCACCAACGCACTGGGACTCTTCGCAGCAGGACTGCTCTCGCTGACCTTGGCGATGCCGTCAGGAGGCGCGCTCGCCGCGCCGGCGAGTGCACCCCCCGATCCGACCGATATCTCCTCATACGCACCGGACGGGACGACGGACGTCGCGCTCGGTGCTCGAGTGACCGCGTCGTCGTCCTATGAGATGGCGGGCGAGGGCTGGGCTGCGGCCAAGCTCATCAACGGTGTGCTCGCGGCCAACGGAAAGCCGGACGGCTGGAGCACGAATCCCTACGACAAGATCACCGACCCGTCCAAGCCCGCAACCGTCGACATCGCACTGACCGGTGACGCCGACGTGCAGCGCCTCGTGCTGTTCCCGCGAAGCGATCAGACCTACGGGGCGTCCTTCCCCGCTGCGTACACGGTGTCGCTGACGGATTCGTCAGGTGCGACCGTGTTCAGCCAGGACCTCACCCAGCAACAGGCGCCGACGATGCCCGTTGTCGTCGATCTTCCGCAGCCAGTCACGGCGACGGCGATTCGTCTCGCCGTGACGCAGCGGGGCGGCCTCAGCACCGGCGACGGCTATTTGGTGCAGCTCTCCGAGATCGCTGCGTACGGATCGCCCGTCGTCGTGCCGCCTGTCGACAGCGTCTCCATCGACAAGCCGGCACTGCTGCTGCAGGTGGGCAGCACCAGCACGCTGCCCTACACCGCGACGGCCGCGAACGGAACGCCCGTTGTGCAATGGATGTCGTCCGACGAGACGGTGGCGACAGTAGACCAGAGCGGTCAGGTGACCGCGGTCGGTGCAGGCACCGCCCAGGTGACCCTGGCCGAGCCGGCCTCCGGCAAGACGGCGGCCATTCCCGTCACCGTGCAGGACCACGTCAAGCGCGCGGGAGACGACTTCATGATCACCGCCTTCTGGCCGATGACGAAGGACTACGTCAACGACGAGCAGTTCGCGGCACTGGCCGACGCGGGCGTGAACTTCCTTCAGGTGGTGCCGACGAGCGACCTGACCGACAAGAGCACGCAACTGAAGATGGCCGCTCTCGCAGCGAAGTACGGCGTCCAGATCGGAATAGCCGACGATCGGTTCGGCGACCTCCTCAGCCTCAGCGACGACCAGATCAAGGCCATCGTCGGCGAGTACAAGGACATTCCGGGGGTCGGCGGCTTCTACGTCGACGACGAGCCGTCGGATGCCACGGCATACGCCCGCGTGTACAAGGACATGAAGGAGGCGGCACCGGACTATTACGCCCACCTCAACTTCCTGCCGAGCGGCTCGTACGGATCCGATCAGAACGAGGCGAACGCCATGCAGAAGTGGGTCGACCTCGTTGGCAACGACGACTACCTCATGTACGACCGCTATCCGTTCGGGTGGACGGCGAACAGCCTCGACTACCAGGGCTTCCTCGGCAACCTCGACGCCGTGCGCCAGGTGGGCCTGCGTAACGACGTGAAGACGGCGACGTACATCCAGTCGATCGGCGTGACCAACGGATTCCGCAGAACCAACGCCGCCGAGATCCGGTACGAGACCAACATGGCCATGGCCTACGGGTACAAGCAGCTCTCGTACTTCACGTGGTTCTCCCCGACCAATCGGGGAGAGGACTTCACGACCGCCATCATCGCGCCCGACGGGACCAAGACCGACCTGTACCAGCCGGTGCAGCAGCTGAACTCCGAGATCCACGCACTCGGTCCGACGCTGATGAACCTGGACGCAGAGGACGTGTACCTCAACGGCACGCGCTACGGGCAGCAGGCGGTGCCGTCGGACTTCTTCGTTCAGGCACCGTCCTCTGACAACCTCACCTTCTCGTACCTGCGGGACAAGACGACCGGTCGCAACTTCCTCATGGTGGTGAACAACAGCTTCCCGCAGGCGATCGACACGCACCTCAGCTTCGACTCGGCCATCGGGTCCGTCGACGAGATCAGCAAGCAGAGCGGCGATGCGCGATCCGTGCCGCTCACCGCGCACGGACTCGACCTGCAGTTGGCCAAGGGCGACTCCGTCCTGTATGGGTTACCGACGGGCTACGACTACGACAAGCGGCCGACCCCGACCGATACGAATCTGGCGGCCAACTCGTACACGAGTGCAGATCAGGTCGACAGCGCCGGCGGCTGGAGCGCCGCACAGGCCACTGACGGTGTGCGCTTCGGAACAACCACCTCCAACGGCTGGACGACGCCGGTGTCGACGGCGTCGTCCCAGGCGCAACTGACCGTCGACCTCGGGCGCACGGAAAAGGTGAACCGCACCGACCTGTATCCGGCCGGCACTCTGATGGACTACGGCGCGACGTTCCCGCGGGACTTCCAGATCCAGACGTCCACGGACGGCACCTCGTTCACGCCGGTGGCGGAGGTGACGGGACATGCGCGAGCGACCGGTCCGTTGAGCGTGACGTTCAACGCGGTCGGTGCACGCTACATCCGCGTGCAGGTGCTGTCGATGAATCAGACGGCCCAAGGATTCCGTGCGGGTCTCGCCGAACTCGAGGTCTACAACGACGACGGCAAGACGCCGGCCCCGCAGAAGCCGACGACCATCCCCGCCCCGCCCGCCTACACAGCAGGCGCGAACGTCGCGCTGAACAAGACGGTCATCGTGTCGTCCACCACGCCGAGCAGCTACGAGCAGTGGGGATGGGCACCCCGCTTCCTCGTGAACGGCTCGACGTCGGACGGATGGACCAGCAACGTGGGCATGCACTCGGGGACGAATGCCGTCGAATGGGCCGCCGTCGCGCTCGGAGCGCCCTTCGACGTCGACGACGTCAAGGTGTATCCGATCGGCTCGTTCGCCGTGGATTACAAGGTGCAGACGTCGGCGAACGGCGTCGACTGGACGACGATCGCCTCGGTGACCGGCGACGACGGGAGTGCCACGAGCCCGCGCGACTTCCCGGTCGGCAGCCCGGCATCGGCCTCCTACGTGCGTGTCATCAGCAGCAAGCTGAAGACGGCTGGATCGGCACAGGACGGCACGCTCATGCAGATCGGCGAACTGCAGGTCTTCGGAGCACCTTCCGCGGATCGCGCAGGTCTCGAAGGCGTGATCGCACAGGCAGAGGCGTTGCCCGAGTCGCACTACACGTTGGACAGCTGGGGCACCTTCTCCGATGAGCTCGCCTCGGCCAGGGCCGTCGACGCGGCGCAGTATCCGTATCAATACCAGCTGGATGCGGCGCAAGCCCGGCTGACGGCCGCGATCGCGGCCCTGGTTCCGTACCCGACATGGGATTCCGCCACCGTTTATCAGGCCGGCGCGATCGTGCTCTACAAGGGCAACGCCTTCACCGCGCTCTGGTACACCCAGAACCAGGTGCCCGGCGACTCGCCCTGGAGCGCGTGGGAGCAGATCGGCGAACCCGTTGCGACCTCGCAGGGTCCTGTCGCGGCCTGGACGGCGTCGTGGGTCTACTACGAGGGCGACAAGGTCGCCTTCGCCGGCCACGTGTGGCAGGCGAAGTGGTGGTCCCGGAACGAGCAGCCGGGTGACAGCAACGGTCCATGGAAGGTCGTTGGCACGTACTGA
- a CDS encoding DUF3107 domain-containing protein — MEIRIGIVNAPRELSFESTQSASEIESAVSAALSGDSATLELRDEHGSLFIVPTAGIAYVQVGSEESRRVGFVA; from the coding sequence GTGGAAATTCGTATCGGCATCGTCAACGCCCCCCGCGAGCTGAGCTTCGAGTCGACGCAGTCGGCATCCGAGATCGAGAGCGCCGTGAGCGCTGCGCTGTCCGGCGACTCCGCCACCCTCGAGCTTCGCGACGAGCACGGCAGCCTCTTCATCGTGCCGACCGCCGGCATCGCATACGTGCAGGTCGGCAGCGAGGAATCGCGTCGCGTCGGCTTCGTCGCGTAG
- a CDS encoding general stress protein, protein MTSQGPVGGRSRQMFPTLPRGEVVATFETYPEAQAAVEVLVKGEFPIAQVSIVGSDLKTVERVTGKLSWGRVAAAGAASGVWLGIFLGLLLLIFSPATSFGVLLAALLLGAGFGILFGLVSYAITRRRRDYTSMTQVLATSYSIIVDPELANRARNLVGAQPGSAYVPPAGGVPFAPPPEHPSDPPAAPSGTQPSGPRETGGDAASGESAAGQSPAPRHDEPPRYGERTAEPPRFGERRDGGAEGDRRD, encoded by the coding sequence ATGACCAGCCAGGGCCCGGTCGGCGGCCGTTCGCGTCAGATGTTCCCCACTTTGCCTCGGGGCGAGGTGGTGGCGACCTTCGAAACCTATCCGGAAGCGCAAGCGGCAGTGGAAGTGCTGGTCAAGGGGGAGTTCCCCATTGCTCAGGTTTCGATAGTGGGCAGCGACCTGAAGACCGTCGAGCGGGTGACGGGAAAGCTGTCCTGGGGCCGCGTGGCGGCGGCGGGTGCAGCGTCCGGCGTCTGGCTCGGCATCTTCCTCGGCCTGCTGCTGCTCATCTTCAGCCCGGCAACGAGCTTCGGCGTGCTGCTCGCCGCACTGCTGCTCGGCGCCGGGTTCGGCATCCTGTTCGGCCTTGTCTCGTACGCGATCACCCGCAGGCGTCGCGACTACACGTCGATGACCCAGGTGCTGGCCACGAGCTACTCGATCATCGTGGATCCGGAACTGGCCAACCGCGCACGCAACCTCGTGGGCGCGCAGCCAGGGTCGGCGTACGTGCCGCCTGCAGGCGGTGTGCCGTTCGCGCCGCCGCCGGAGCATCCGTCGGATCCGCCCGCCGCGCCGAGCGGCACCCAGCCGTCAGGGCCCAGGGAAACCGGTGGCGACGCGGCCTCGGGGGAGTCGGCAGCCGGGCAGTCGCCCGCGCCACGGCACGACGAGCCGCCTCGCTACGGGGAGCGCACGGCGGAACCGCCCCGCTTCGGTGAGCGGAGAGATGGCGGCGCGGAGGGCGACAGGCGCGACTGA